Proteins encoded together in one Thermovenabulum gondwanense window:
- the glmL gene encoding methylaspartate mutase accessory protein GlmL, giving the protein MDAALLIDFGSTYTKLTAVDLENEEILATAKDLTTVQTDIMIGFENAFEKLKEKINLNKVNFVEKLACSSAAGGLKMVAIGLVPELTAEAAKRAALGAGARILDVYSFELTNFEIEEIIDKKPDIILLAGGTDGGNKDCIIHNAKLIAKYIKNVPIVVAGNKNAQDEISDIFNKYNIYYKITENVMPKLNQINVEPARKVIREIFMEKIVEAKGMKRAEKFINGILMPTPAAVLKAAKILADGTDKEEGIGELIVVDIGGATTDVHSIASGEPSKAGVTLKGLPEPYAKRTVEGDLGMRVSAVSLLETAGIKRISKFIPNSKYDIEERCKFLQSNISFVPKNEEDLEFDESLGMVATEIVMERHVGTIECLYTPLGTIYSQVGKDLLNVKYLIGTGGVIVHSKNPKKILSTGKFNPAFPNYLKPVNPEILVDREYILSAMGLLAEKYPDKALRIIKKYIVRV; this is encoded by the coding sequence ATGGATGCAGCACTTTTGATAGATTTTGGAAGCACGTACACAAAACTTACCGCAGTTGATTTAGAAAATGAGGAAATACTTGCAACGGCAAAGGACTTAACAACAGTTCAAACAGATATAATGATAGGATTTGAAAATGCCTTTGAAAAGTTAAAGGAAAAGATAAATTTAAATAAGGTAAACTTTGTGGAAAAATTGGCCTGTTCTTCTGCTGCAGGTGGACTAAAGATGGTAGCTATTGGATTAGTGCCTGAATTAACAGCTGAGGCTGCAAAAAGGGCTGCCCTTGGTGCCGGTGCGAGAATTCTTGACGTATATAGCTTCGAACTTACAAATTTTGAGATTGAGGAGATCATAGATAAAAAGCCAGATATAATTCTTCTCGCAGGTGGGACGGATGGTGGTAACAAGGACTGTATTATCCATAACGCAAAACTTATAGCAAAATATATAAAAAATGTTCCAATAGTTGTTGCTGGGAATAAAAATGCGCAGGATGAGATAAGTGATATATTCAATAAATACAATATTTATTATAAGATTACCGAGAACGTTATGCCAAAGCTTAACCAAATAAACGTAGAACCTGCGAGGAAAGTTATAAGAGAAATTTTCATGGAAAAAATAGTCGAAGCCAAAGGGATGAAAAGGGCAGAAAAGTTTATTAACGGCATATTGATGCCAACTCCTGCAGCAGTATTAAAGGCTGCAAAGATACTCGCCGATGGAACAGATAAAGAAGAAGGGATAGGAGAGCTTATTGTTGTTGACATTGGAGGGGCAACTACAGACGTTCATTCTATAGCAAGTGGAGAGCCTTCTAAGGCCGGAGTAACTTTAAAAGGACTTCCGGAACCCTACGCAAAAAGAACGGTTGAAGGAGACCTTGGTATGAGGGTTAGCGCAGTATCCCTTTTGGAGACTGCAGGAATTAAAAGAATTAGTAAGTTCATACCTAATAGCAAATACGATATTGAAGAAAGATGTAAATTTCTTCAATCCAATATAAGTTTTGTCCCTAAGAATGAGGAAGATTTGGAATTTGATGAAAGTCTTGGAATGGTAGCAACAGAAATTGTTATGGAAAGGCATGTGGGAACAATCGAGTGCTTATATACTCCTTTGGGGACAATTTACTCTCAGGTAGGGAAGGATCTTTTGAATGTGAAATATTTGATTGGAACAGGAGGAGTTATAGTCCATAGTAAGAACCCTAAAAAAATACTTTCAACGGGGAAATTCAATCCTGCTTTTCCGAATTATTTAAAGCCAGTAAATCCTGAAATTTTAGTGGATAGAGAGTATATATTGTCTGCTATGGGATTATTAGCTGAAAAGTATCCGGATAAGGCTTTAAGGATTATTAAAAAGTATATAGTAAGGGTTTAA
- a CDS encoding ACT domain-containing protein — protein MTDTKGLYIIKEEILPEVLKKTVKAKELLKTKAVKTVNEACERVGISRSAFYKYKDYIFPFYEASLGKIITLAFILEHKPGVLSGILEEIAKARGNVLTINQNIPIQGSASVTISFDTKELSKNIEELLENLEQKPGVQKIEILAQE, from the coding sequence TTGACCGATACTAAAGGGCTTTACATTATAAAAGAAGAAATCCTACCGGAAGTGTTAAAAAAAACTGTTAAAGCAAAGGAACTATTAAAAACAAAAGCAGTTAAAACTGTAAACGAAGCCTGTGAAAGGGTGGGAATTAGCAGGAGCGCTTTTTACAAATACAAAGATTACATTTTTCCTTTTTATGAAGCCAGTCTGGGTAAAATTATTACCCTCGCATTTATATTAGAGCACAAGCCGGGGGTTTTATCAGGCATTTTGGAAGAGATTGCGAAAGCGAGAGGTAATGTATTAACCATAAATCAGAACATACCCATCCAGGGTTCGGCAAGTGTAACTATTTCCTTTGATACCAAGGAACTGTCAAAAAATATTGAGGAACTTCTCGAAAATTTAGAACAAAAGCCCGGGGTACAAAAAATAGAAATTTTAGCCCAGGAATAA
- a CDS encoding methylaspartate mutase subunit E yields MELKNKKWTEDEFFKAREEVLNQWPTGKGVNLEEAAEYLRKVPEHKSFPFKLKKAKEQGITLAQPRAGVALIEDHINLLKYLQDEGEADLLPTTIDSYTRQNRYKECEIGLEESRKAGRSMLNGFPAVNHGVEGCRKVFEAIDLPLQARHGTPDARLLSEIIHAAGWTSNEGGAISYNIPYAKNVSLEKSILDWQYCDRLVGLYEEMGISLNREPFGPLTGTLVPPSISNAIAIIEGLLAAEQGVKNITLGYGQCGNLIQDVAAMKALEEQANEYFKEYGYDVELTTVFHQWMGGFPQDEAKAFGVISWGSATAALAGATKVIVKTPHEAVGIPTKEANAAGIKATKQTLNLLRGQRLPMPKELEEEIKLIKMETKCILDKVFEVGKGDLAVGVVKAFEMGILDIPFAPSKFNAGKVLPARDNNGAVRILEFGNLPFTKEIKDFHRSLLEERARYEKRKIGFQMVVDDINAVGKGFLVGRPNY; encoded by the coding sequence GTGGAACTTAAAAATAAGAAGTGGACTGAAGATGAGTTTTTTAAGGCAAGAGAAGAAGTATTAAACCAGTGGCCAACGGGAAAAGGAGTGAATTTAGAGGAGGCTGCAGAATATTTAAGGAAAGTGCCAGAGCATAAAAGTTTTCCTTTTAAGCTAAAAAAGGCTAAGGAACAAGGAATAACTTTAGCACAGCCAAGGGCAGGTGTTGCATTGATAGAGGATCATATAAACCTCTTAAAATATCTTCAAGATGAAGGGGAAGCAGACCTATTGCCGACAACTATTGACAGCTACACAAGACAAAATAGATATAAAGAATGTGAAATAGGGCTTGAAGAGAGTAGAAAGGCCGGCCGTTCGATGCTAAATGGATTTCCTGCGGTAAACCACGGTGTTGAAGGATGTAGAAAGGTCTTTGAGGCGATTGACCTTCCACTTCAAGCAAGGCATGGAACACCGGACGCAAGGCTTTTATCTGAAATAATACATGCAGCAGGGTGGACTTCAAACGAAGGCGGTGCAATTTCATACAATATTCCTTATGCAAAGAACGTGAGCCTCGAAAAGTCAATACTTGATTGGCAGTACTGCGATAGATTAGTTGGACTTTATGAAGAGATGGGAATTTCTTTAAATAGAGAGCCTTTTGGACCATTAACAGGAACCTTAGTTCCACCCAGTATATCAAATGCAATTGCTATAATAGAAGGATTACTTGCCGCGGAACAGGGTGTTAAGAATATCACCTTAGGATATGGACAGTGTGGAAATTTAATTCAGGATGTCGCAGCAATGAAGGCTTTAGAGGAGCAGGCTAATGAATACTTTAAAGAATACGGATATGATGTAGAGCTTACAACTGTATTCCATCAATGGATGGGAGGATTCCCACAGGATGAGGCAAAGGCCTTTGGAGTTATTTCATGGGGTTCAGCAACAGCAGCCCTCGCAGGAGCTACAAAGGTTATAGTAAAGACTCCTCATGAAGCTGTTGGAATTCCAACCAAAGAAGCTAATGCAGCTGGAATTAAGGCAACAAAGCAGACGTTAAACTTATTAAGAGGTCAGAGGCTCCCTATGCCAAAGGAATTAGAGGAAGAAATCAAACTTATTAAAATGGAAACAAAGTGCATACTTGATAAGGTGTTTGAGGTTGGGAAAGGCGATCTTGCTGTAGGGGTTGTAAAGGCCTTTGAAATGGGAATTTTAGACATTCCCTTTGCGCCAAGCAAGTTCAATGCAGGTAAAGTACTTCCTGCAAGGGACAACAATGGTGCAGTTAGAATCCTTGAATTTGGAAACCTCCCATTTACAAAGGAAATCAAGGATTTTCATAGAAGCCTTTTAGAGGAAAGGGCAAGGTATGAAAAGAGGAAAATAGGATTCCAAATGGTGGTGGATGATATTAATGCTGTCGGGAAGGGATTCTTAGTAGGAAGGCCAAATTATTAA
- the citG gene encoding triphosphoribosyl-dephospho-CoA synthase CitG translates to MLQSLLTDEFSKNVGRILTEGMLVEVKSHPSPGLVSPFSKGSHRDMDYNTFLRSTAALSKYMPYFVQIGLEYDDDILKRIRKIGFLAEKDMFSVTSGVNTQKGLIFLCGLIGASVGRCRKLNLSFDRKNISNIIKDITKGIVERELKNIDVNKYLTNGERLYLMYGIEGIRGEVERGLPTVLEYGLPAFEEGLKIGLNLNDSSVHSLIHIMAEVEDTTVINRKGLKGLYLMKDHAKNAIYLGGMSTKQGRLYIEKMDKNFIRENISPGGAADLLAVTYIIYKLEKMENNDEI, encoded by the coding sequence TTGTTACAAAGTCTTTTAACAGATGAGTTTTCAAAAAATGTTGGCAGGATTTTGACCGAAGGAATGCTTGTTGAAGTTAAGTCCCATCCATCCCCGGGATTAGTTTCACCCTTTTCAAAGGGAAGCCATAGGGATATGGATTACAATACCTTTTTAAGAAGTACAGCTGCCCTTTCTAAATATATGCCCTATTTTGTTCAGATAGGGCTTGAATACGATGATGATATTTTAAAAAGAATAAGAAAAATAGGCTTTTTAGCTGAAAAGGATATGTTTAGTGTGACCTCTGGAGTGAATACTCAAAAGGGACTTATTTTCCTTTGTGGGCTTATAGGGGCAAGTGTGGGAAGGTGCAGAAAATTAAATCTTTCTTTTGATAGAAAAAATATATCAAATATTATTAAAGATATAACAAAAGGAATAGTTGAAAGGGAGCTAAAGAATATTGATGTGAATAAATACCTTACAAATGGAGAAAGGCTTTATTTAATGTATGGGATTGAGGGTATAAGAGGAGAGGTGGAAAGGGGTCTTCCCACGGTTCTTGAATATGGACTTCCTGCTTTCGAGGAAGGATTAAAAATTGGACTTAATTTAAACGATTCGTCAGTCCACTCTTTAATTCATATTATGGCTGAGGTCGAAGATACAACTGTGATAAACAGAAAAGGCCTTAAAGGCTTATATCTTATGAAAGACCATGCAAAAAATGCAATTTATTTAGGTGGAATGTCAACCAAACAGGGACGATTATATATAGAGAAAATGGATAAGAATTTTATAAGGGAAAATATAAGTCCGGGCGGAGCTGCGGACCTTTTGGCAGTTACTTATATTATTTACAAACTTGAAAAAATGGAAAATAATGATGAAATTTAA
- the citD gene encoding citrate lyase acyl carrier protein gives MKITKPAKAGTMESNDIYIMVYPNEKGNEIQLDSIVLKQFGKQIEKVIMDTLKELEVENALVVAKDRGALDYTIRARVETAIKRAIK, from the coding sequence ATGAAAATAACTAAGCCTGCTAAGGCAGGTACGATGGAATCAAACGATATCTACATCATGGTATATCCAAACGAAAAAGGAAATGAAATTCAGCTTGATAGCATAGTTTTAAAGCAGTTTGGAAAGCAGATTGAAAAGGTTATTATGGATACTTTAAAAGAGCTTGAAGTTGAAAACGCCCTTGTGGTGGCAAAGGATAGGGGTGCTCTTGATTATACAATAAGAGCGAGGGTAGAAACAGCGATAAAAAGAGCAATAAAATAG
- a CDS encoding HpcH/HpaI aldolase/citrate lyase family protein → MRRSMLYIPGNNPSMIQNAPVLGADSIILDLEDSVSVDEKDSARFLVRNALLELDFNGCEKVVRINSLNTELGYEDIDVIARVKPDALLVPKATKDAIEEIDELISTIEREEGFKLGSIKLIPLIETAFGVEDVFNIVKSSKRVAAVLLGAEDLTADMEVKRTKEGEEIFYARSRIVSACKALKVDAIDTPFTDINDFEGLKRDCQRAKLIGMTGKAAVNPRQIDIINEVFSPSMEDIEWAKRVIAAYDEAQREGKGVFSLDGKMVDAPVLARAKNVLEKAEAIGLIKG, encoded by the coding sequence ATGAGAAGGAGTATGCTTTATATTCCTGGGAATAATCCGTCTATGATTCAAAATGCGCCTGTACTTGGGGCGGATAGTATAATCTTGGACCTTGAGGATTCGGTTAGCGTAGATGAAAAGGATTCGGCAAGGTTTTTGGTCAGAAATGCCCTTTTAGAGCTTGATTTTAATGGGTGTGAAAAAGTTGTGAGGATAAATTCTCTAAATACTGAGCTTGGGTATGAGGATATCGATGTTATTGCAAGGGTAAAGCCCGATGCCCTTTTGGTTCCAAAGGCGACGAAGGATGCAATTGAGGAGATAGATGAGCTTATTTCGACTATTGAAAGGGAAGAAGGCTTTAAATTAGGAAGTATAAAACTTATTCCCCTTATAGAAACTGCCTTTGGGGTTGAGGATGTATTCAACATTGTTAAATCTTCTAAAAGGGTAGCTGCGGTTTTGCTTGGTGCTGAGGATTTAACAGCTGATATGGAAGTAAAAAGGACAAAGGAAGGAGAGGAAATTTTTTATGCAAGAAGCAGGATCGTTTCTGCATGTAAAGCTCTAAAAGTTGATGCAATAGATACTCCCTTTACGGATATAAATGACTTTGAAGGATTAAAAAGGGATTGCCAAAGAGCAAAACTTATAGGCATGACAGGAAAGGCTGCTGTAAATCCAAGGCAGATAGATATAATAAACGAAGTTTTCTCACCAAGCATGGAGGATATAGAGTGGGCAAAAAGGGTTATTGCAGCCTATGATGAGGCACAAAGGGAAGGAAAGGGAGTATTTTCCCTTGATGGTAAAATGGTAGATGCTCCTGTACTTGCAAGGGCTAAGAATGTCTTAGAGAAGGCAGAGGCCATAGGCCTTATAAAGGGGTGA
- the citX gene encoding citrate lyase holo-[acyl-carrier protein] synthase: MIRILEDREKRFLKILKLYEEYNLPVLCGKINYPGNNKNTLEANLAFNVLYYLLIKEFKKFIIHRETDEGYDGKSLLLVLNMEKFEAKKLGVEIEESHPLGRIFDIDIYEGEVPVSRRELGFDERKCVFCGKNVRECSREKRHKVEEVVRAINLKIQNFISKG; this comes from the coding sequence TTGATAAGAATACTTGAAGATAGGGAAAAAAGGTTTTTAAAAATATTAAAGCTTTATGAAGAATATAACCTTCCTGTTCTTTGCGGAAAGATAAATTACCCTGGGAATAACAAAAACACATTAGAGGCAAACCTTGCCTTTAATGTGTTGTATTATCTACTCATTAAAGAATTTAAAAAGTTTATAATCCATAGGGAGACAGATGAAGGTTATGATGGAAAAAGCTTATTGCTCGTATTAAATATGGAGAAGTTTGAGGCAAAAAAGTTAGGTGTTGAAATAGAAGAAAGTCACCCGTTAGGAAGGATTTTTGATATAGACATATACGAAGGAGAAGTTCCTGTGTCAAGGAGAGAACTTGGATTTGACGAGAGAAAATGCGTCTTTTGCGGCAAAAACGTTAGGGAATGTTCAAGGGAAAAGAGGCACAAAGTAGAAGAAGTTGTCAGGGCTATTAATTTAAAAATACAAAATTTTATAAGTAAAGGATAA
- the istA gene encoding IS21 family transposase has product MLGSGSIIMLHELKAKGKSIRAIAREAGLSRNTVRKYLRAQGIPERKPHPKRGSKLDPYKDTIQELMNLGIFNCEVIYERIKEKGYTGGRTILRDYVRQFRPPKKAPAVCRYETKPGQQAQVDWGEYTYIDEETGETRKLYLFVMVLGYSRAIYVEFTNRCDVNTFIRCLIHGFEYFGGVTDVLLTDRMKTVIIGTDENKKPVWNSIFEDLAATLGFTPRVCKARRPQTKGKVESGIDFVKSNFLPGRKFTDYGDLNRQAIVWCENKNRRIHGTTGERPIDRLKEEKLKPLPNYDRYQKFMEEVRKVHKDGLLSFGGVRYGVPWQYSGKEVVVRDKHGKIEILYDGKVIATHEKQYRSRATVYAKNQYTGLKEAEGMLYPNPRAYKVSSLEVEKRSLGVYESLLGVGTI; this is encoded by the coding sequence GTGCTAGGGAGTGGATCTATTATCATGTTACACGAACTAAAAGCAAAGGGCAAGAGCATTCGTGCAATAGCACGAGAAGCCGGCCTTTCAAGAAATACAGTGAGGAAATATCTCAGAGCGCAAGGAATTCCTGAAAGGAAGCCTCATCCAAAAAGAGGCTCAAAGCTTGACCCATACAAGGATACCATTCAGGAGCTCATGAATCTCGGTATATTCAATTGCGAAGTCATCTATGAAAGGATAAAAGAAAAAGGCTATACCGGCGGACGCACTATCTTGAGGGACTATGTAAGACAATTCAGGCCTCCAAAAAAGGCCCCTGCCGTATGCCGCTATGAAACCAAGCCCGGCCAGCAGGCTCAAGTCGACTGGGGTGAATACACATACATTGACGAGGAAACCGGCGAAACACGTAAGCTTTATCTTTTCGTCATGGTGCTGGGATATTCAAGAGCCATATATGTGGAATTCACAAACCGGTGCGATGTCAATACTTTTATCCGCTGCCTCATACACGGATTCGAATACTTCGGCGGAGTAACCGACGTATTGCTCACCGACAGGATGAAAACCGTAATAATCGGCACTGATGAAAACAAAAAACCTGTATGGAACTCCATTTTTGAAGACCTTGCTGCGACGCTCGGCTTTACCCCTAGAGTTTGCAAAGCACGGCGCCCTCAGACCAAAGGCAAAGTTGAAAGCGGGATAGACTTTGTCAAAAGTAACTTTCTGCCGGGCAGGAAATTCACAGACTATGGCGACTTGAACCGGCAGGCTATAGTGTGGTGCGAAAATAAAAACAGAAGGATACACGGCACTACCGGGGAAAGGCCCATTGATCGCTTGAAGGAAGAAAAACTCAAACCCCTCCCCAATTATGACAGATACCAGAAGTTTATGGAAGAAGTGAGGAAAGTCCATAAAGATGGCCTTTTAAGCTTCGGCGGTGTAAGGTATGGCGTTCCCTGGCAGTATAGCGGAAAAGAGGTGGTTGTAAGGGATAAACACGGTAAAATTGAAATCCTCTATGATGGGAAGGTGATAGCAACCCACGAAAAGCAATACCGCTCAAGGGCCACGGTTTATGCCAAAAACCAGTATACCGGGCTAAAAGAAGCCGAAGGTATGCTCTATCCTAACCCGCGTGCATACAAGGTCTCTTCTCTGGAAGTTGAAAAGCGTTCTTTAGGGGTTTATGAAAGCCTGCTGGGGGTGGGCACAATATGA
- the glmS gene encoding methylaspartate mutase subunit S, whose product MQKTVVLGVIGADCHAVGNKILERALSEAGFNVVNIGVMCSQEEFINATIETNADAILVSSLYGHGEIDCRGLREKCDEAGLKNILLYIGGNLVVGKQDWSDVEKRFKGMGFNRVYPPGTSPEIGIRDLKRDLGIED is encoded by the coding sequence ATGCAAAAAACTGTTGTTTTAGGTGTTATTGGAGCTGACTGCCATGCTGTAGGGAATAAGATTCTTGAAAGAGCTCTTTCAGAAGCAGGATTTAATGTTGTAAACATAGGAGTTATGTGTTCACAAGAGGAATTTATTAATGCTACTATTGAAACAAACGCGGATGCAATATTGGTTTCGTCCCTCTACGGCCATGGGGAAATAGACTGTAGAGGTTTAAGGGAAAAGTGCGATGAAGCAGGGCTTAAAAATATTTTACTTTATATAGGTGGAAATCTTGTGGTTGGAAAACAAGATTGGAGTGATGTTGAAAAAAGGTTTAAAGGGATGGGCTTTAACAGGGTTTATCCACCCGGAACATCTCCGGAGATAGGTATAAGAGATCTCAAAAGAGATTTAGGGATAGAGGATTAG
- the istB gene encoding IS21-like element helper ATPase IstB has protein sequence MIELEKAKSNLEELGLLNAAVFIDAILERAQHANATYIEFLNGLLEAELSERQRRNIEVRSKLARLPYRKTLSEFDFTFQPSIDEKLIRELATMAFVYRAENVIFLGPPGVGKTHLAVGLAIEALSQGMSVYFTRLSRLIEDLKKANKENRLEKRMRIYTGPKLLIIDEVGYLPLDNLGANLFFQLISARYERGSIILTSNKGFGEWGELMGDTVLATAVLDRLLHHAHIINIRGNSYRLKDRLKTGLYGNPHNNA, from the coding sequence ATGATAGAGCTTGAAAAAGCAAAATCCAACCTTGAAGAACTGGGGCTTTTAAACGCAGCGGTTTTCATCGATGCTATTCTTGAAAGAGCTCAACACGCGAACGCGACGTATATTGAGTTCTTAAACGGCCTGCTCGAAGCTGAACTTAGCGAAAGACAAAGGCGGAACATCGAAGTGAGGTCGAAACTTGCCCGGCTTCCGTATAGAAAGACCCTGAGTGAATTTGACTTTACGTTCCAACCCAGTATTGATGAAAAGTTGATAAGAGAACTTGCAACAATGGCTTTTGTCTACAGAGCGGAAAACGTGATATTTCTTGGCCCACCCGGAGTAGGGAAGACACACCTTGCAGTAGGCCTTGCAATAGAAGCCCTGTCTCAGGGTATGTCGGTATATTTTACACGCCTTTCACGGCTAATTGAAGACCTCAAGAAGGCCAACAAGGAGAACCGTTTGGAAAAGAGGATGAGGATTTACACTGGGCCTAAACTTCTAATTATCGACGAAGTAGGCTATTTACCGCTTGATAATCTTGGGGCTAACCTCTTCTTCCAGTTGATAAGTGCCCGGTATGAAAGGGGGAGTATCATACTCACCAGCAACAAAGGTTTTGGAGAATGGGGAGAGCTTATGGGAGATACCGTGCTTGCAACTGCAGTATTAGATAGGCTGTTACACCATGCCCATATAATCAACATTCGGGGCAACAGCTATCGCCTGAAAGACAGGTTAAAGACAGGATTGTATGGTAACCCACATAACAATGCTTAA
- the istB gene encoding IS21-like element helper ATPase IstB encodes MIELEKAKSNLEELGLLNAAVFIDAILERAQHANATYIEFLNGLLEAELSERQRRNIEVRSKLARLPYRKTLSEFDFTFQPSIDEKLIRELATMAFVYRAENVIFLGPPGVGKTHLAVGLAIEALSQGMSVYFTRLSRLIEDLKKANKENRLEKRMRIYTGPKLLIIDEVGYLPLDDLGANLFFQLISARYERGSIILTSNKGFGEWGELMGDTVLATAVLDRLLHHAHIINIRGNSYRLKDRLKTGLYGNPHNNA; translated from the coding sequence ATGATAGAGCTTGAAAAAGCAAAATCCAACCTTGAAGAACTGGGGCTTTTAAACGCAGCGGTTTTCATCGATGCTATTCTTGAAAGAGCTCAACACGCGAACGCGACGTATATTGAGTTCTTAAACGGCCTGCTCGAAGCTGAACTTAGCGAAAGACAAAGGCGGAACATCGAAGTGAGGTCGAAACTTGCCCGGCTTCCGTATAGAAAGACCCTGAGTGAATTTGACTTTACGTTCCAACCCAGTATTGATGAAAAGTTGATAAGAGAACTTGCAACAATGGCTTTTGTCTACAGAGCGGAAAACGTGATATTTCTTGGCCCACCCGGAGTAGGGAAGACACACCTTGCAGTAGGCCTTGCAATAGAAGCCCTGTCTCAGGGTATGTCGGTATATTTTACACGCCTTTCACGGCTAATTGAAGACCTCAAGAAGGCCAACAAGGAGAACCGTTTGGAAAAGAGGATGAGGATTTACACTGGGCCTAAACTTCTAATTATCGACGAAGTAGGCTATCTTCCGCTTGATGATCTTGGGGCTAACCTCTTTTTCCAGTTGATAAGCGCCCGGTATGAAAGGGGTAGTATTATACTCACCAGCAACAAAGGTTTTGGAGAATGGGGAGAGCTCATGGGAGATACCGTGCTTGCGACTGCAGTATTAGATAGGCTGTTACATCATGCTCATATAATCAACATACGGGGCAACAGTTATCGCCTGAAAGACAGGTTAAAGACAGGATTGTATGGCAACCCACATAACAATGCTTAA
- the istA gene encoding IS21 family transposase has product MLGSGSIIMLHELKAKGKSIRAIAREAGLSRNTVRKYLRAQGIPERKPHPKRGSKLDPYKDTIQELMNLGIFNCEVIYERIKEKGYTGGRTILRDYVRQFRPPKKAPAVCRYETKPGQQAQVDWGEYTYIDEETGETRKLYLFVMVLGYSRAIYVEFTNRCDVNTFIRCLIHGFEYFGGVTDVLLTDRMKTVIIGTDENKKPVWNSIFEDLAATLGFTPRVCKARRPQTKGKVESGIDFVKSNFLPGRKFTDYGDLNRQAIVWCENKNRRIHGTTGERPIDRLKEEKLKPLPNYDRYQKFMEEVRKVHKDGLLSFGGVRYGVPWQYSGKEVVVRDKHGKIEILYDGKVIATHEKQYRSRATVYAKNQYTGLKEAEGMLYPNPRAYKVSSLEVEKRSLGVYESLLGVGTI; this is encoded by the coding sequence GTGCTAGGGAGTGGATCTATTATCATGTTACACGAACTAAAAGCAAAGGGCAAGAGCATTCGTGCAATAGCACGAGAAGCCGGCCTTTCAAGAAATACAGTGAGGAAATATCTCAGAGCGCAAGGAATTCCTGAAAGGAAGCCTCATCCAAAAAGAGGCTCAAAACTTGACCCATACAAGGATACCATTCAGGAGCTCATGAATCTCGGTATATTCAATTGCGAAGTCATCTATGAAAGGATAAAAGAAAAAGGCTATACCGGCGGACGCACTATCTTGAGGGACTATGTAAGACAATTCAGGCCTCCAAAAAAGGCCCCTGCCGTATGCCGCTATGAAACCAAGCCCGGCCAGCAGGCTCAAGTCGACTGGGGTGAATACACATACATTGACGAGGAAACCGGCGAAACACGTAAGCTTTATCTTTTCGTCATGGTGCTGGGATATTCAAGAGCCATATATGTGGAATTCACAAACCGGTGCGATGTCAATACTTTTATCCGCTGCCTCATACACGGATTCGAATACTTCGGCGGAGTAACCGACGTATTGCTCACCGACAGGATGAAAACCGTAATAATCGGCACTGATGAAAACAAAAAACCTGTATGGAACTCCATTTTTGAAGACCTTGCTGCGACGCTCGGCTTTACCCCTAGAGTTTGCAAAGCACGGCGCCCTCAGACCAAAGGCAAAGTTGAAAGCGGGATAGACTTTGTCAAAAGTAACTTTCTGCCGGGCAGGAAATTCACAGACTATGGCGACTTGAACCGGCAGGCTATAGTGTGGTGCGAAAATAAAAACAGAAGGATACACGGCACTACCGGGGAAAGGCCCATTGATCGCTTGAAGGAAGAAAAACTCAAACCCCTCCCCAATTATGACAGATACCAGAAGTTTATGGAAGAAGTGAGGAAAGTCCATAAAGATGGCCTTTTAAGCTTCGGCGGTGTAAGGTATGGCGTTCCCTGGCAGTATAGCGGAAAAGAGGTGGTTGTAAGGGATAAACACGGTAAAATTGAAATCCTCTATGATGGGAAGGTGATAGCAACCCACGAAAAGCAATACCGCTCAAGGGCCACGGTTTATGCCAAAAACCAGTATACCGGGCTAAAAGAAGCCGAAGGTATGCTCTATCCTAACCCGCGTGCATACAAGGTCTCTTCTCTGGAAGTTGAAAAGCGTTCTTTAGGGGTTTATGAAAGCCTGCTGGGGGTGGGCACAATATGA